A region from the Streptomyces lydicus genome encodes:
- a CDS encoding FAD-dependent monooxygenase has product MTYEMTGETATGRGDAARPDRERERRTVPLPGRSVLISGASVAGPALAYWLGRYGFRTTVVELAPALRGGGFAVDFRGAAQLTVLERMGVLDDIRAHSTGGGDPLTFIDGQGRPLAAVPPEFSGGEVEILRSELSRILHRHSLTPPGVPATPGGHRAHHAPGSPPGGPATPEYLFGDSLASLTQTADGVHATFERGAPRTFDLVIGADGLHSTVRRLAFGPEKDFVRHLGYYVAAWDLPEDAGDLGARPVGYGEPGRLATVGRTPRRSGERGYAGEVFCVFASEEELISDRGDPRARKRAIARAYEGAGWRTPEIIATLGQADDVYFDSISRADVPWWSTGRIALLGDAAHGATVGGMGTGSAIIGAYVLAGELALAEGDHHTAFARYERALRPYVTRCQQGGRGAGEFLAPVTQEAIDARNAALNSPAAVAAMLQQGHDTSAALALEDYPALVAAAVRARW; this is encoded by the coding sequence ATGACGTACGAGATGACGGGTGAAACGGCAACGGGGCGCGGGGATGCCGCCCGGCCGGACCGTGAGCGGGAGCGGCGAACGGTGCCGTTACCGGGGCGCTCCGTTCTGATCTCCGGCGCCAGCGTGGCCGGTCCGGCCCTGGCCTACTGGCTCGGCCGCTACGGCTTCCGGACCACCGTGGTCGAGCTGGCCCCCGCCCTGCGCGGCGGCGGCTTCGCGGTCGACTTCCGCGGGGCGGCACAGCTGACGGTCCTGGAGCGCATGGGCGTCCTGGACGACATCAGGGCCCACAGCACCGGCGGCGGCGACCCCCTCACCTTCATCGACGGGCAGGGGCGTCCGCTGGCCGCGGTGCCTCCCGAATTCAGCGGTGGCGAGGTCGAGATCCTCCGCTCGGAGCTGTCCCGCATCCTTCACCGGCACAGCCTGACCCCGCCCGGCGTCCCCGCCACTCCCGGCGGCCACCGGGCTCACCACGCACCCGGCAGTCCGCCCGGGGGCCCGGCCACGCCCGAGTACCTTTTCGGCGACTCCCTCGCCTCCCTCACCCAGACCGCCGACGGGGTCCATGCCACCTTCGAACGGGGCGCGCCGCGCACCTTCGACCTGGTGATCGGCGCCGACGGTCTGCACTCCACCGTGCGCCGGCTCGCCTTCGGCCCCGAAAAGGACTTCGTCCGGCACCTCGGCTACTACGTCGCCGCCTGGGACCTGCCCGAAGACGCCGGAGACCTGGGCGCCCGCCCGGTCGGCTACGGCGAACCCGGCCGTCTGGCGACCGTCGGCCGCACACCCCGCCGCAGCGGGGAACGGGGCTATGCCGGCGAAGTCTTCTGTGTCTTCGCCTCCGAGGAGGAGCTGATATCCGACCGGGGCGACCCCCGCGCCCGGAAGCGGGCGATAGCCCGGGCCTACGAAGGCGCCGGCTGGCGGACGCCGGAAATCATCGCCACACTCGGGCAGGCCGATGACGTCTACTTCGACTCCATCAGCCGCGCCGATGTGCCGTGGTGGTCCACGGGCCGTATCGCGCTCCTCGGGGACGCCGCCCACGGCGCCACGGTCGGCGGTATGGGCACCGGCTCGGCGATCATCGGCGCCTACGTCCTCGCCGGAGAACTCGCCCTCGCCGAGGGGGATCACCACACGGCCTTCGCCCGCTACGAACGCGCACTGCGCCCCTATGTGACCCGGTGCCAGCAAGGCGGCCGCGGGGCCGGGGAGTTCCTGGCCCCGGTCACCCAGGAAGCCATCGATGCCCGTAACGCCGCCCTGAACTCCCCGGCCGCCGTCGCCGCCATGCTGCAACAGGGCCATGACACCTCCGCGGCCCTCGCCCTGGAGGACTACCCCGCGCTGGTCGCCGCCGCGGTCCGCGCCCGGTGGTGA
- a CDS encoding tyrosine-type recombinase/integrase, with protein MNDNAGDRFPWEAATLTMSLTDYGERRWPAAMHGLEPLTMSPYQAGWRLRVVPSIGHVPVRKVTRRVVNRALHCWIADECGLSTVKNSLAVLVRVLEQAVRDGVLDANPARVAGWQQEYQRAQSERTAPRALALPDVPALERLAAALVQRSSDGWAEWGDIVRFAAWTGTRFSEVSALQAQDIDLSTWTWQVQRFTVSEPEGLDDRACRGRHHRVVPLRPAARELAAGRLEAARHTPAARLFTGPQRRRFTAAVLRDATRWDDVVAELGHEYLRRQDLRHTGLTWMADAGLPLPLLCGAAGRPPQDARRYLPPDGPVRSGESHGEPPASSAPARTTGGGRTALRRPPAG; from the coding sequence ATGAACGATAACGCCGGGGACCGGTTTCCCTGGGAGGCCGCCACCCTCACGATGTCGCTCACCGACTACGGGGAACGGCGGTGGCCGGCCGCGATGCACGGCCTGGAGCCCCTGACCATGTCCCCCTACCAGGCCGGATGGCGGCTGCGTGTCGTTCCCAGCATCGGGCACGTCCCGGTCCGGAAGGTCACCCGACGCGTCGTCAACCGCGCCCTGCACTGCTGGATCGCCGACGAATGCGGCCTGTCGACGGTGAAGAACAGCCTTGCCGTGCTCGTGCGGGTCCTGGAACAGGCCGTGCGGGACGGAGTGCTCGACGCCAATCCGGCCAGGGTGGCCGGCTGGCAGCAGGAGTACCAGCGGGCGCAGAGCGAACGCACCGCTCCCAGGGCGCTGGCCCTGCCGGACGTACCGGCGCTGGAGCGGCTGGCGGCCGCTCTCGTCCAGCGGTCCTCGGACGGCTGGGCGGAGTGGGGCGACATCGTCAGGTTCGCCGCCTGGACCGGTACCCGTTTCAGCGAGGTGTCCGCCCTGCAGGCCCAGGACATCGATCTGAGCACCTGGACCTGGCAGGTCCAGCGCTTCACCGTCTCCGAGCCGGAGGGCCTGGACGACCGCGCCTGCCGGGGCAGGCACCACCGGGTGGTGCCGCTGCGCCCCGCCGCGCGGGAACTGGCCGCCGGGCGGCTGGAGGCGGCCCGGCACACGCCGGCGGCCCGGCTGTTCACCGGTCCGCAGCGGCGCCGGTTCACCGCCGCGGTGCTGCGGGACGCCACCCGCTGGGACGATGTGGTGGCCGAGCTCGGTCACGAATACCTCCGACGGCAGGATCTGCGCCACACCGGGCTGACATGGATGGCGGACGCGGGACTTCCGTTGCCCTTGCTGTGCGGCGCCGCCGGGCGCCCGCCGCAGGACGCCCGGCGCTACCTGCCCCCCGACGGGCCGGTGCGGTCCGGGGAGAGCCATGGGGAGCCTCCGGCGAGTTCGGCCCCCGCCCGCACGACGGGCGGGGGCCGAACCGCTTTGCGGCGTCCCCCCGCGGGATGA
- a CDS encoding alpha/beta fold hydrolase has protein sequence MPQPAKTPSTPPASPGAPVPQPPAGPLPAATHRTVDVPGGHIHLVEQGSGPLVLMVHGFPESWYSWRHQLPALAAAGYRAVAIDVRGYGRSSKPRDVAAYRMLAHVADNVAVVRALGAETATIVGHDWGSPIAANTALLRPDLFTAVALLSVPYTPRGGTRPTEGFARIGGPGEFYVSYFQEPGRAEAEIDPDVRGWLAGFYAVASGDAEPPSGGDHIGGFSVLPGGKLSDRFPADNPLPLPWLTDADLDFYAGEFERTGLTGGLNRYRNVDRDWEDLAAWDGAPLRQPSLFIGGEHDAPTNWSAGAIKAFPQTLPGLSASHILEGCGHWVQQERAEEVNRLLLDWLGSLPAKPAARPAS, from the coding sequence ATGCCGCAGCCCGCCAAGACCCCGTCCACGCCGCCCGCTTCCCCGGGCGCCCCTGTACCGCAGCCGCCGGCCGGCCCGCTGCCGGCGGCGACCCACCGTACGGTCGACGTCCCCGGCGGCCACATCCACCTGGTGGAGCAGGGCAGCGGCCCCCTCGTCCTCATGGTCCACGGCTTCCCCGAGTCCTGGTACTCCTGGCGCCACCAGCTCCCCGCGCTCGCCGCGGCGGGCTACCGGGCGGTCGCCATCGACGTGCGGGGCTACGGGCGTTCCTCGAAACCCCGTGACGTGGCCGCCTACCGGATGCTGGCCCATGTCGCCGACAACGTCGCGGTGGTGCGCGCCCTCGGCGCCGAGACCGCGACCATCGTGGGCCACGACTGGGGCTCGCCCATCGCCGCCAACACGGCGCTGCTGCGGCCCGACCTCTTCACCGCCGTGGCGCTGCTGAGCGTGCCGTACACGCCCCGCGGCGGGACCCGGCCCACCGAGGGCTTCGCGCGGATCGGCGGCCCCGGGGAGTTCTACGTCAGCTACTTCCAGGAGCCGGGCCGGGCCGAGGCGGAGATCGACCCCGATGTCCGCGGCTGGCTCGCCGGGTTCTACGCGGTGGCCTCGGGCGATGCCGAGCCGCCGTCCGGCGGGGATCACATCGGAGGGTTCTCGGTCCTGCCGGGCGGCAAACTGTCCGACCGCTTCCCCGCCGACAACCCCCTGCCCCTGCCCTGGCTCACCGACGCCGATCTCGACTTCTACGCGGGCGAATTCGAGCGGACCGGCCTGACCGGCGGGCTCAACCGCTACCGCAACGTCGACCGGGACTGGGAGGACCTTGCCGCCTGGGACGGGGCACCGCTGCGGCAGCCGTCCCTCTTCATCGGCGGGGAGCACGACGCCCCCACCAACTGGAGCGCCGGCGCCATCAAGGCCTTCCCGCAGACCCTCCCCGGCCTGTCCGCCTCGCACATCCTGGAAGGCTGCGGTCACTGGGTCCAGCAGGAACGCGCCGAGGAGGTCAACCGCCTCCTCCTCGACTGGCTGGGCTCCCTGCCGGCGAAGCCCGCCGCGCGGCCGGCTTCCTGA
- a CDS encoding beta-ketoacyl synthase N-terminal-like domain-containing protein, translating into MNRESGKDASTSEERNVVVTGVGFCLPGRTEPVFTADDMWDVVSNGRSCLKRDEVYYGSVELTQAMFDERLPDVPPFFSQHYTPAHRFGLVSMAEATADAGLAFGGGALSEAAILVGRGGVDSNVESYLSVLSADPGKTSAPDAMELFVAAQQAVTPSDVALVQAALTQSNGPCYTVSCGCASSAVQIGNARRMIAHGEVDVAVVTGVDVFNVHLIQNIQRLLSGAQQTYDALRTTDMPELLPSFTSLMRPYDRRADCINHGEGAATVIMESREHAARRGAHVYGQVLATAMTRDGLANPLACDETGAELVTAVRRCLGDRWQLRDIPYVHGGSDGNVVVTAFEANAIKELYGADNDVLMTSQEGCFGHNGAPAGCLGVAMTLMMMERGQVCPTANCEQPADGLPFDPVPGVRPRPLDFDYALSFNYQVGGVKNAILLGSPEAV; encoded by the coding sequence GTGAACCGAGAATCCGGTAAAGACGCAAGCACAAGTGAAGAGCGGAATGTCGTGGTGACCGGCGTCGGGTTCTGCCTGCCCGGTCGTACGGAGCCGGTTTTCACCGCCGACGACATGTGGGACGTCGTCTCCAACGGCCGGTCCTGCCTCAAGCGTGACGAGGTGTATTACGGCTCGGTCGAGCTCACCCAGGCGATGTTCGACGAACGCCTCCCGGACGTTCCGCCGTTCTTCTCCCAGCATTACACCCCGGCGCACCGTTTCGGCCTGGTGTCCATGGCGGAAGCCACCGCCGATGCCGGGCTGGCTTTCGGCGGTGGCGCGCTGAGTGAAGCCGCGATTCTGGTCGGACGCGGAGGTGTGGACTCCAACGTCGAAAGCTATCTTTCGGTGCTGAGTGCCGACCCCGGAAAGACCTCCGCGCCGGACGCCATGGAATTGTTCGTCGCGGCCCAGCAAGCCGTGACCCCTTCCGATGTCGCCCTCGTGCAAGCGGCGCTGACCCAGTCCAACGGCCCCTGCTACACCGTCTCGTGCGGCTGCGCCTCGTCCGCCGTACAGATCGGCAACGCCCGGCGGATGATCGCCCACGGCGAGGTCGACGTCGCGGTGGTGACCGGGGTCGACGTCTTCAACGTCCACCTCATCCAGAACATCCAGCGGCTGCTGAGCGGAGCCCAGCAGACCTACGACGCCCTCCGCACGACCGACATGCCCGAACTGCTGCCGTCCTTCACCTCCCTGATGCGGCCCTACGACCGCCGGGCGGACTGCATCAACCACGGCGAGGGCGCGGCCACCGTGATCATGGAAAGCCGGGAACACGCCGCCCGGCGCGGGGCACATGTCTACGGCCAGGTGCTGGCCACCGCCATGACCCGCGACGGGCTGGCCAACCCCCTGGCCTGCGACGAGACCGGCGCGGAACTCGTCACCGCGGTCCGCCGCTGCCTCGGCGACCGGTGGCAGCTGCGCGACATCCCGTACGTCCACGGCGGCAGCGACGGCAACGTCGTCGTCACCGCCTTCGAGGCGAACGCCATCAAGGAGCTCTACGGAGCCGACAACGACGTCCTGATGACGTCCCAGGAAGGCTGCTTCGGCCACAACGGCGCACCGGCCGGCTGCCTGGGCGTCGCCATGACGCTGATGATGATGGAGCGAGGGCAGGTCTGCCCCACCGCCAACTGCGAGCAGCCGGCCGACGGACTGCCCTTCGACCCGGTCCCCGGAGTGCGGCCGCGGCCGCTCGACTTCGACTACGCGCTGAGCTTCAACTACCAGGTCGGCGGTGTGAAGAACGCCATTCTCCTCGGCAGTCCGGAAGCCGTGTGA
- a CDS encoding TetR/AcrR family transcriptional regulator, with protein MAGDDGKHSVFGDQAGSVELLWGGRERPSRGPKPALSLERITRTAMALADAGGLGAVSMQRVAAELDFTKMSLYRYVPGKSELIALMIDTAMGEPPGVAAPAGPDEDDRGGWRPALRTWAKALAAVYHRHPWLLGAAVGPRVMGPHELGWTERALAALADTGLTGGEQLDAVVVVHGHIRNLAQVSASMGLGSARAKAPEEVMSAALNELLAGRADRFPAVAAAVADAGADATSRDRAGEFGLERILDGLEAYMSRERGGA; from the coding sequence ATGGCGGGAGACGACGGCAAGCACAGCGTGTTCGGAGATCAGGCGGGCAGTGTCGAGCTGCTGTGGGGCGGGCGGGAGCGGCCCAGCCGGGGCCCCAAGCCGGCGCTGAGCCTGGAGCGGATCACGCGTACGGCGATGGCGCTCGCCGACGCCGGCGGACTCGGGGCGGTCTCCATGCAACGGGTCGCGGCCGAACTGGACTTCACCAAGATGTCCCTGTACCGCTATGTGCCGGGGAAGAGCGAACTGATCGCGCTGATGATCGATACGGCGATGGGGGAACCGCCGGGCGTGGCCGCGCCCGCCGGCCCCGACGAGGACGACCGCGGGGGGTGGCGGCCGGCGCTGCGCACCTGGGCAAAGGCGCTTGCGGCGGTCTACCACCGGCACCCCTGGCTGCTGGGCGCGGCCGTCGGCCCCCGGGTCATGGGCCCCCACGAGCTCGGCTGGACCGAGCGCGCCCTCGCCGCGCTCGCGGACACCGGCCTGACCGGCGGCGAACAGCTCGACGCCGTGGTCGTGGTGCACGGCCACATCCGGAACCTCGCCCAGGTGTCGGCCTCGATGGGGCTGGGCAGCGCGCGGGCCAAGGCGCCGGAAGAGGTCATGAGCGCCGCGCTGAACGAACTCCTCGCCGGCCGCGCCGACCGCTTTCCCGCGGTCGCCGCGGCCGTCGCCGACGCCGGAGCCGATGCCACCTCCCGCGACCGGGCAGGGGAGTTCGGACTGGAACGGATCCTGGACGGCCTGGAGGCCTATATGAGCAGGGAGCGGGGCGGCGCGTAG
- a CDS encoding IPT/TIG domain-containing protein, protein MSTPTIQPALPALPPGPVLLGVLPSSGPTAGGNTVQLVGLGLGGATSVLFGTSTATVVGQDPLGLTVTVVAPAHAAGAVQVTVTTSGGTSNPASYVYLAPVPPTAAVITPNSGPVAGGTAFVIAGTGLQGATVTMGGNAATVVGTDPTGSVLFGVTPAGPPAGGNVPVVVTTPGGTATVPGGYTYLAAPPTVTGTVSPSSAAAGATFTIVGTGLLGATVLFGAAPATGVVVNGGGTSLTGTVPPGTVGSTVQVTVQTAAGSANAGSFTYL, encoded by the coding sequence ATGTCCACACCCACCATCCAGCCGGCCCTGCCGGCGTTGCCTCCCGGACCCGTGCTGCTCGGCGTACTGCCCAGCTCGGGGCCGACCGCGGGCGGCAACACCGTGCAGCTCGTCGGGCTCGGCCTCGGAGGCGCCACCAGCGTCCTCTTCGGGACGTCGACGGCGACGGTCGTCGGGCAGGACCCGCTGGGGCTGACCGTGACGGTCGTGGCCCCGGCGCACGCCGCGGGTGCCGTGCAGGTCACCGTCACCACCAGCGGCGGTACCAGCAACCCGGCGTCGTACGTGTACCTGGCGCCCGTCCCGCCGACGGCCGCGGTCATCACCCCCAACTCGGGGCCGGTCGCGGGCGGCACCGCGTTCGTCATCGCCGGAACCGGACTGCAGGGCGCCACCGTCACCATGGGGGGCAACGCCGCAACCGTCGTGGGCACGGACCCCACCGGCAGTGTCCTGTTCGGCGTCACCCCCGCGGGACCCCCCGCAGGAGGCAACGTCCCGGTCGTGGTGACGACCCCGGGCGGCACCGCGACCGTCCCCGGCGGCTACACCTACCTGGCCGCGCCTCCCACGGTCACCGGAACGGTGTCGCCGTCCTCGGCGGCGGCGGGCGCCACCTTCACCATCGTCGGGACCGGCCTCCTCGGAGCGACCGTGCTCTTCGGCGCCGCCCCGGCCACCGGAGTGGTCGTCAACGGGGGCGGCACGTCCCTGACCGGGACCGTCCCGCCGGGCACGGTCGGATCGACCGTGCAGGTGACCGTCCAGACGGCGGCTGGCAGCGCCAACGCCGGGTCGTTCACCTACCTGTGA
- a CDS encoding DUF5988 family protein, producing MAQRRMVILVDGPEGNGLPQYARDNAGDPIRILRGNGYERFEFYGEYADLGGEPVPVYRWCYRTRIAE from the coding sequence ATGGCGCAAAGAAGAATGGTGATCCTGGTCGACGGGCCGGAGGGAAATGGCCTGCCGCAGTATGCGCGCGACAATGCGGGCGACCCGATAAGGATCCTGCGCGGCAACGGGTATGAGCGCTTCGAATTCTACGGCGAATACGCGGACTTGGGCGGAGAACCGGTCCCCGTGTACCGCTGGTGTTACCGCACAAGAATCGCCGAATAG
- a CDS encoding rod shape-determining protein, with amino-acid sequence MASSTSSGTYDIGIDLGTANTLVYARGKGVVLNEPSVVAVNAAGEVIAVGADAKRTIGRTPSGITAMRPLRDGVIADFDAAERMLRALMKKALPSRRFSRPRVVICVPSGVTGVERRAVIDSARGAGAREVHLIEEPMAAAIGAGLPVDEPVGCMVVDIGGGTTEVAVISMGGLVTAQSVRVAGDALDAAVAAHIKKQHSLAIGERTAEDIKIAIGSAVWTPVDIGEDGAPDRPFSYTVRGRDHISGLPRVQEISEEEIREALAEPVEAIVRAVHRTLDECPPELSGDIVERGIALTGGGALLRGLDHRLREEMGVPVTVADDPLDCVVNGTAKCVDEFANLHGLLTGAKEQPRRTVRL; translated from the coding sequence ATGGCGTCCAGCACTTCGTCCGGAACGTACGACATAGGCATCGACCTCGGCACCGCCAACACCCTGGTGTACGCCCGCGGCAAGGGCGTGGTGCTGAACGAACCGTCCGTCGTCGCGGTCAACGCCGCCGGCGAGGTGATCGCCGTGGGCGCGGACGCCAAGCGGACCATCGGCCGTACGCCCTCCGGGATCACCGCGATGCGCCCCCTGCGGGACGGTGTCATCGCCGACTTCGACGCCGCCGAGCGGATGCTGCGCGCCCTGATGAAGAAGGCCCTGCCCAGCCGCCGGTTCTCCCGGCCGCGGGTGGTCATCTGCGTCCCCTCCGGCGTCACGGGCGTCGAGCGGCGCGCGGTCATCGACTCCGCCCGGGGTGCCGGCGCCCGCGAAGTGCACCTCATCGAGGAGCCGATGGCCGCCGCGATCGGCGCCGGCCTCCCCGTGGACGAGCCGGTCGGCTGCATGGTGGTGGACATCGGCGGCGGGACGACCGAGGTCGCCGTCATCTCCATGGGCGGCCTGGTCACCGCCCAGTCCGTACGGGTCGCCGGCGACGCCCTGGATGCCGCCGTCGCCGCCCACATCAAGAAGCAGCACTCCCTGGCCATCGGCGAGCGCACCGCCGAGGACATCAAGATCGCGATCGGCTCGGCGGTCTGGACCCCGGTCGACATCGGCGAGGACGGCGCACCCGACCGCCCCTTCTCGTACACGGTCCGCGGCCGCGACCACATCAGCGGCCTGCCCCGGGTCCAGGAGATCAGCGAGGAGGAGATCCGCGAGGCGCTGGCCGAACCGGTCGAGGCGATCGTCCGCGCCGTCCACCGCACCCTCGACGAATGCCCCCCGGAGCTCTCCGGCGACATCGTCGAGCGCGGGATCGCCCTGACCGGCGGCGGCGCCCTGCTCCGCGGCCTGGACCACCGGCTGCGCGAGGAGATGGGCGTCCCGGTGACGGTCGCCGACGATCCCCTGGACTGCGTGGTCAACGGCACCGCGAAGTGCGTCGACGAATTCGCCAACCTGCACGGACTGTTGACGGGCGCGAAGGAACAACCGCGGCGGACGGTGCGGTTGTAG